One Pyrenophora tritici-repentis strain M4 chromosome 5, whole genome shotgun sequence DNA window includes the following coding sequences:
- a CDS encoding FUI1, Cytosine-uracil-thiamine-allantoin permease translates to MEKLKRSKVAHWADKLAVESEPNLTTAQLMLYNHDLKPVEPERRQWGAWNFVGFWVADSFNINTWMISSANIVDGLSWWQSWICVWLGYSIAACFVCMTGRIGATYHISFPVVNRSSFGIWGALWPVFNRAAMASIWYGVQAWIGGTCVSLMIRAIWNNWRNADPATGGGGIKNGIPDSGTNTVAFVSFLFFWLGSLPFIYPPVHKIRHLFTVKAFFVPVAGIAFFIWAVVRAKGLGPIVHQSGTARGSELGWLMVKGIMSAIANFATLIVNDPDFARFAKKPSNAFLPQLLTIPIGFAVTSFIGIIVSSSSTVIFGKAIWNPLDLLEQFLNEGGSAQRFGVFVIAAAFTLAQLGTNIAANSISAGTDMTALAPRWISIRRGGYICALVGLVMCPWNLLSTTNNFTTYLSAYSVFLSSIAGVMICDYYIVRKGYLQIKDLYSGKKTGPYYYTLGFHWRGYAAYIAGILINVVGFAGAIGRDVPIGAQRIYDLNFFAGFGVASITYWALCKISPVPATSDVWMEVGDEITEISVAYQDSDDADRYDEEVMHGGSGKAAEELAHSKAF, encoded by the exons ATGGAGAAACTCAAGCGATCCAAGGTCGCCCATTGGGCTGATAAGCTCGCGGTCGAGAGCGAACCCAACCTCACCACGGCGCAGCTCATGCTGTACAACCACGATTTGAAGCCG GTTGAGCCTGAGCGCCGGCAATGGGGCGCATGGAATTTTGTGGGTTTCTGGGTTG CCGACTCTTTCAACATCAACACATGGATGATCTCGTCTGCCAACATCGTAGACGGTCTTTCATGGTGGCAATCATGGATTTGCGTCTGG CTTGGTTACTCCATCGCCGCTTGTTTCGTCTGTATGACTGGTCGTATCGGTGCGACATATCATATCTCTTTCCCTGTCGTCAATCGCTCCTCATTTGGTATTTGGGGTGCGCTATGGCCAGTCTTCAACCGTGCAGCCATGGCCAGTATTTGGTATGGCGTGCAAGCTTGGATTGGTGGCACCTGCGTCAGCCTCATGATTCGAGCCATCTGGAACAACTGGCGAAATGCGGATCCTGCCACTGGCGGAGGCGGCATCAAGAACGGCATTCCTGATTCTGGTACAAACACAGTCGCTTTTGTGTCCTTCCTCTTTTTCTGGCTCGGATCTTTGCCGTTCATCTACCCACCAGTGCACAAGATTCGCCACCTATTCACGGTAAAAGCCTTCTTTGTACCCGTAGCTGGCATTGCCTTCTTCATCTGGGCCGTCGTTCGAGCAAAGGGTCTAGGTCCTATTGTTCACCAGTCTGGTACCGCCCGTGGATCCGAGTTGGGATGGCTTATGGTAAAGGGTATCATGAGCGCTATTGCCAACTTCGCCACTTTGATCGTCAACGACCCTGACTTTGCGCGTTTTGCGAAGAAGCCCTCCAACGCGTTCCTTCCCCAATTGCTTACCATCCCGATCGGATTTGCCGTCACCTCTTTCATTGGTATAATCGTATCGTCGTCTTCAACTGTCATCTTTGGCAAAGCTATCTGGAACCCATTGGATCTTCTGGAGCAGTTTCTCAATGAAGGCGGATCTGCCCAGCGATTCGGCGTCTTCGTCATCGCCGCAGCGTTCACGCTCGCCCAACTCGGAACCAACATTGCAGCAAACTCCATTTCTGCCGGAACCGATATGACGGCCCTTGCACCCCGATGGATCAGCATCAGACGCGGTGGATACATCTGTGCTCTCGTTGGTCTCGTCATGTGCCCCTGGAACCTACTCTCCACCACCAACAACTTCACAACCTACCTCTCCGCCTACTCCGTCTTCCTCTCCTCCATCGCCGGTGTCATGATTTGCGACTACTACATTGTCCGCAAGGGCTATCTCCAGATCAAGGATCTCTACTCTGGCAAGAAGACAGGTCCTTATTACTACACCCTAGGTTTCCACTGGCGAGGCTACGCCGCCTACATCGCGGGTATCCTGATCAACGTTGTCGGTTTCGCAGGTGCCATTGGGCGTGACGTTCCCATTGGCGCACAGCGTATCTACGACTTGAACTTCTTTGCGGGATTCGGCGTTGCAAGTATCACCTACTGGGCGCTCTGCAAGATCAGCCCGGTCCCCGCGACGAGCGACGTCTGGATGGAGGTTGGTGATGAGATTACAGAAATCAGCGTTGCGTATCAGGATAGCGATGATGCTGACCGGTATGATGAGGAGGTTATGCATGGTGGCAGTGGCAAGGCAGCTGAGGAGCTCGCACACTCCAAGGCCTTTTAG
- a CDS encoding Glyco-hydro-61 domain containing protein, protein MLFSNFFLPTALLAAQAAAHGAVTSYVIDGVTYPGYEGFSPASSPKTIQRQWPDYNPTMSVNDKKVMCNGGTSADLSAKVAAGGKIRALWKQWTHEQGPVMVWMYKCAGDFKSCDGSGKKWFKIDQQGMTAPPLSGRNWGTAFVLKNLYWESTVPASLAPGNYLVRHELLALHQAKTPQFYAECAQIVVTGSGTKTPDGDYLANIPGYAAQSDPGITVDTYASSQTTYTCPGPKVWSG, encoded by the exons ATGTTATTCTCCAACTTCTTCCTCCCGACAGCTCTTCTCGCCGCTCAGGCTGCAGCCCACGGCGCCGTAACCAGCTATGTTATCGACGGCGTAACCTACCCCGG CTACGAAGGCTTCTCGCCCGCCTCGTCCCCCAAAACCATCCAACGCCAATGGCCAGACTACAACCCCACCATGTCAGTGAACGACAAAAAAGTCATGTGCAACGGCGGCACATCCGCAGACCTCAGCGCCAAAGTAGCAGCCGGCGGCAAGATACGCGCACTCTGGAAGCAATGGACGCACGAACAAGGCCCAGTCATGGTATGGATGTACAAATGTGCCGGAGACTTCAAGAGCTGTGATGGCAGTGGCAAGAAATGGTTCAAG ATCGACCAACAAGGCATGACTGCACCACCCCTCTCCGGCCGAAACTGGGGCACTGCCTTTGTCCTCAAGAACCTCTACTGGGAATCTACCGTCCCTGCCTCGCTGGCACCAGGGAACTACCTCGTGCGCCACGAGCTGTTGGCCCTGCATCAGGCAAAGACTCCGCAGTTCTATGCAGAGTGTGCGCAGATTGTGGTGACGGGGAGTGGGACTAAGACTCCGGATGGTGATTACTTGGCGAATATTCCAGGGTATGCGGCCCAGAGTGACCCTGGTATTACGGTAGATACGTATGCTAGTTCGCAGACTACGTATACCTGTCCTGGGCCGAAGGTCTGGTCGGGGTAA
- a CDS encoding Med15 multi-domain protein gives MSGPYDQYNQGYQHQQQYPPQGQYPPQQHGWDQGGYQQPGYPPQQQGQGYGQPQQGYEQQGYNQQYGAPAHGGFQHGQQVAPYDQQQQGYGQAAQYPPQGQYPGQQPSQQFPQQGAYAQDQYPQGHSAYGQPGQQHGPTDPNAQAEGDRGLMGALGGGAAGYFGGNKMGGHGIIGAIAGSILGSKLEDKAKKPKHGNGGFF, from the exons ATGTCCGGCCCTTACGACCAGTACAACCAGGGTtaccagcaccagcagcaaTATCCTCCCCAAGGCCAATATCCCCCTCAGCAACACGGCTGGGATCAAGGCGGCTACCAACAACCCGGTTATCCACCGCAGCAGCAAGGCCAGGGCTACGGTCAGCCACAGCAGGGCTATGAACAGCAAGGTTATAACCAGCAATACGGTGCACCTGCACACGGAGGTTTCCAACACGGCCAACAAGTAGCACCCTATGACCAGCAGCAACAAGG ATACGGCCAAGCTGCCCAGTATCCTCCACAAGGCCAATACCCCGGCCAGCAGCCATCGCAGCAATTCCCCCAGCAAGGTGCATATGCCCAAGACCAGTATCCCCAAGGTCATAGCGCCTATGGCCAGCCAGGACAGCAGCACGGTCCCACGGATCCCAACGCGCAGGCTGAGGGCGACCGTGGGCTTATGGGCGCTCTAGGTGGCGGTGCAGCCGGCTACTTTGGCGGCAACAAGATGGGCGGGCATGGCATCATCGGAGCCATTGCCGGGTCTATCCTCGGTAGCAAGCTGGAGGACAAGGCCAAGAAGCCCAAGCACGGTAACGGCGGTTTCTTCTAG
- a CDS encoding CypX, Cytochrome P450 has product MAVLSTQNLVFALGILTVYILTRFLRPKKHDLPLPPGPKGVPLLGNINDLPTPGILECHHWLKHKDLYGPISSITVLGQTFVIVNDADMALELLSSRAAIYSGRPKMVFSGDMVGWTNTLAMHQPDAIFKQHRRNIAKVAGASTSLTVFDRIQNEEAAHFLLNVLDTPENLFEHIRKEAGAVILRITYGYTPNAQGRDPLVDMAGQAMADFAEASAPGRWAVDVLPFLRYLPDGCPGTSFKRTARDMAKHLVRTAEEPYAFVKKQMREKTAKTSFLSQALESIGVDDAETERIHKWSATSMYTGGADTTVSALMTFFLAMAVFPDVQKKAQEELDRVIGGGRLPVTSDKASLPYIEAVVKETHRWHPIAPMALPHCCTEEDSINGYRIPKGAMVLPNNWWFTHDPAVYPDPMTFRPERYITTPTHTAEPDPRTWSFGYGRRVCPGRYVADNALFTTIAQSLAVFDVEKPVENGRTVEPKVEFEPGLVSHPMPYRVSIKPRSKECEM; this is encoded by the exons ATGGCCGTACTATCCACCCAGAACCTTGTCTTCGCCCTCGGTATCTTGACGGTTTACATCCTCACCCGCTTCTTGCGACCGAAAAAGCACGATCTACCACTCCCTCCAGGACCGAAAGGTGTTCCACTCCTTGGAAATATCAATGATTTGCCCACACCAGGCATTCTGGAATGCCACCATTGGCTCAAACACAAGGATCTTTACGGCCCAATAAGCTCGATTACCGTCTTAGGTCAAACATTTGTGATTGTCAACGATGCGGACATGGCGCTAGAACTACTGAGTAGTCGAGCGGCGATATATTCGGGAAGACCCAAAATGGTATTCAGTGGAGACAT GGTCGGTTGGACGAACACGCTAGCGATGCATCAGCCTGATGCCATTTTCAAACAGCACCGTCGCAATATTGCCAAAGTGGCTGGAGCGAGCACATCTCTTACTGTCTTCGATCGCATTCAGAATGAGGAAGCTGCTCACTTCCTCTTGAACGTACTGGATACACCCGAGAACCTGTTCGAGCATATCAGGAAGGAAGCCGGCGCAGTCATCTTGCGCATCACGTATGGATATACACCTAATGCCCAGGGCCGAGACCCATTGGTAGACATGGCAGGACAGGCAATGGCTGATTTTGCCGAAGCGAGTGCTCCTGGTAGATGGGCGGTTGATGTACTCCCCTTTT TGAGATACCTACCCGATGGCTGTCCAGGCACTTCCTTCAAACGTACAGCCCGCGACATGGCGAAACATTTGGTGCGTACAGCCGAGGAACCCTACGCTTTCGTCAAGAAACAAATGCGAGAGAAGACGGCCAAGACCTCTTTCCTCTCCCAAGCCCTGGAGTCCATTGGTGTCGACGATGCTGAAACAGAACGCATCCACAAATGGTCTGCGACGTCCATGTATACCGGTGGTGCCGATACCACCGTCTCAGCACTAATGACGTTCTTCCTCGCCATGGCTGTATTCCCAGATGTCCAGAAGAAGGCACAGGAAGAGCTGGATCGTGTAATTGGCGGCGGGAGATTGCCGGTAACAAGCGACAAAGCAAGCCTACCATATATCGAAGCAGTAGTTAAGGAGACGCATCGATGGCACCCCATTGCACCCATGGCGCTGCCGCATTGCTGTACGGAGGAAGATAGCATCAACGGATACAGAATACCAAAGGGAGCAATGGTTCTACCCAACAACTG GTGGTTCACCCACGACCCCGCCGTATACCCAGACCCCATGACCTTCCGGCCAGAACGCTACATCACAACCCCCACCCACACCGCAGAGCCCGATCCCCGAACCTGGAGTTTTGGCTACGGACGTCGCGTCTGTCCCGGACGTTACGTCGCCGACAACGCCCTCTTCACCACCATCGCGCAGTCGCTAGCCGTCTTTGACGTCGAGAAGCCTGTGGAGAATGGCAGGACGGTGGAGCCAAAGGTTGAATTCGAGCCTGGTCTGGTCAGCCACCCGATGCCGTATCGAGTGAGTATCAAGCCGAGGAGTAAGGAGTGTGAGAT GTAG
- a CDS encoding mitochondrial 37S ribosomal protein bS6m: MLYEMIGVVRPGRLSEVKEIAKTAGKIVLDQQGVVRGVSNWGTFLLPKPAKKLQSTHHYGHHFIMRFDASARAQHALRRTMSLDPRLIRYSIVKMGTKFEEIKDIPGTAKFR, encoded by the exons ATGCTGTATGAGATGATTGGAGTG GTACGGCCTGGCCGCCTCTCTGAAGTAAAAGA AATCGCCAAAACCGCCGGTAAAATCGTCCTAGATCAGCAGGGCGTCGTGCGCGGCGTCTCCAACTGGGGCACTTTCCTACTCCCCAAGCCGGCGAAAAAACTGCAATCTACACACCACTATGGCCATCACTTCATCATGCGCTTCGATGCGAGTGCGCGTGCACAACACGCTCTGCGGAGAACAATGAGTTTGGACCCGCGGTTGATCAGATACAGCATCGTCAAGATGGGCACCAAGTTTGAGGAGATCAAGGATATACCGGGGACTGCCAAGTTTAGGTGA
- a CDS encoding Atrophin-1 multi-domain protein, with protein MNFLIFLTLACSALSLAARAPPMPFETAHVVVLANAIKNTTTTIHYTATAPTPTVAPNEALAMGADVNAATKPTSTRTVNVVATIRPGDPEPFITLSYHLSTSEFCADGITHINSVYTNGDWIQPFYLEDSRGLLMAHHVPGFPPAIVMGPYNWEKSAMGFGYENGEWQCDWKEDEAGLVCGQCNVGDWNEGKLDCGREANGASRQKEAECSFVLGWQSQLLAAAGPLPGGGEMGV; from the coding sequence ATGAACTTCCTCATCTTCTTGACCCTCGCATGCAGCGCTCTATCTCTAGCTGCACGCGCACCGCCCATGCCCTTCGAAACCGCCCACGTCGTCGTCCTCGCCAACGCCATCAAAAACACCACTACCACGATCCACTACACCGCCACAGCTCCCACACCCACCGTCGCCCCCAACGAAGCCCTCGCCATGGGCGCCGACGTCAATGCCGCCACAAAGCCCACATCCACTCGCACCGTCAATGTCGTTGCGACAATTCGCCCTGGAGACCCTGAACCCTTCATCACCCTCTCCTACCACCTGTCCACCTCAGAGTTCTGCGCCGACGGCATCACGCACATCAATAGCGTCTACACCAATGGCGACTGGATCCAGCCTTTCTACCTCGAAGATTCAAGGGGCTTGTTGATGGCGCACCATGTGCCTGGGTTCCCGCCGGCGATTGTCATGGGTCCGTACAACTGGGAGAAGAGTGCTATGGGCTTTGGTTATGAGAATGGAGAGTGGCAGTGTGATTGGAAGGAGGATGAGGCAGGCTTGGTTTGTGGGCAGTGTAATGTTGGAGATTGGAATGAGGGAAAGTTGGATTGTGGGAGAGAGGCGAATGGGGCGAGTAGGCAGAAGGAGGCTGAGTGTTCGTTTGTCTTGGGATGGCAGAGCCAGTTGCTTGCTGCTGCAGGACCTCTTCCGGGAGGTGGTGAGATGGGTGTTTGA
- a CDS encoding GcvH, Glycine cleavage system H protein (lipoate-binding), with amino-acid sequence MAARISVARVARQFTSSAAARRPSAFVCQRWQQQQARPSQRLFSVSAALKEKKYTEDHEWIEMSADGKTCTLGISEYAAKALGDVVYIELPQVEMDVSEGDAIGAVESVKSASDILTPISGTVVEVNTALESKPGDVNKDPEGEAWIAKITVSAEPSMKTMSKEEYAAFTEE; translated from the exons ATGGCCGCCAGAATCTCAGTCGCACGCGTCGCGCGCCAATTCACCTCTTCTGCTGCTGCCAGGAGGCCCTCGGCTTTTGTGTGCCAAAGgtggcagcagcagcaggcaCGGCCGTCGCAACGGCTATTCTCGGTATCTGCCGCAC TTAAGGAGAAGAAGTATACCGAGGACCATGAGTGGATTGAGATGTCTGCTGACGGCAAGACCT GCACCCTTGGTATCTCGGAATACGCTGCAAAGGCCCTCGGCGACGTAGTCTACATCGAGCTCCCCCAGGTAGAAATGGACGtcagcgaaggcgacgccATTGGCGCTGTCGAGTCTGTAAAGTCGGCTTCCGATATCCTCACACCCATCTCTGGTACCGTGGTAGAGGTCAACACGGCGCTCGAGAGCAAGCCGGGCGATGTCAACAAGGACCCCGAGGGTGAGGCGTGGATTGCGAAGATCACCGTGTCGGCTGAGCCGAGCATGAAGACGATGAGCAAGGAGGAGTATGCTGCGTTTACTGAGGAGTAA
- a CDS encoding mRNA-decapping enzyme 2 encodes MSYSNRSLVDWLDDLCVRFIVNLPQEELQSVERICFQIEEAQWFYEDFIRPIDPNNLPSMHLRKFSQLMFQHCPLFSEYSAELHQQAYEQFLAYKTRVPVRGAIMLNEEMTHAVLVKGWKKGAKWSFPRGKINKEEADLDCAVREVWEETGYDLRQANLVEPDEHMKKITVTMREQSMMLYVFRGVPMNTEFEPQTRKEISKIDWYKLTDLPMLRRKNQAQQQYQGNGQDLIKESSFYMVAPFLGPLKQWIKQQNKLGRQRARNSANMAPAPVVATDDEDFQQGIYEASANEAEPVADTQPTDNFAEMVARLGRGQPPSNNLPELSEDRREQPQQSEDPAEALKRLLSVGVQTPPVEAPSHPAPGPPQPNSLLALFKQGNTEPGAQQPRTPFDQMMPPPMQPSSPHGQHHPRPPQMGNMGPPPPFFSPQGPPGHFNGMPHQYMQPPQHPGHMFSSQPPNMQQVFDQHNPRPFQEMADSQFTAGRGRPEIPHASNLPAPNLNQHAMGLLNSFKTNTQQPAVAQSPHPSIAAPLHRSLQTTPKIEHPLPQHRPHGLVSPQGQFAPSPPQYQSPPVGPSFVPEQPKPRNLHQDSLLSLFRATPPLASPEVAPAELSALPKTPGYPSAHPTANSSKPPNNALLGTSATMPTRTKITSATVSGPVNAPDFETMKKNKQPTSGSSRGPSPATNMPFMPQQILKRAPQASPQSMVKVPPPSQQAVEVLGSPQAAFKPQILKRPQQQQNKAHVPPNGKNMIDHAPATKPTPHAQGLLDMFKGPSPQPPPAQLAMAPSRSPVPPASSMDRRDSVPSDQKNALLSLFGSKPSPSPQPQMHSPIPPARSPFPPTPKKTMSGVVSPVSPLPANGSAGATSPEGMANRSRISSIGDGSGMPSIVIPKAPTSHPADSGVNVGQDNGVSLVGLGSQSKTASATEGKSPVDKSFLLGFLEDVARRGR; translated from the exons ATGAGCTACTCGAATAGAAGTTTAGTTGACTGGCTCGACGACCTCTGTGTCCGCTTCATTGTCAATTTACCCCAAGAAGAATTGCAGTCTGTAGAGCGAATATGTTTCCAGATCGAGGAAGCCCAATGGTTCTACGAAGACTTCATCCGCCCCATCGACCCTAACAACCTACCATCGATGCACCTGCGCAAATTCTCCCAGCTCATGTTCCAGCACTGCCCGCTATTCTCAGAGTATTCGGCAGAGCTACACCAGCAGGCCTATGAGCAATTTCTCGCCTACAAGACGCGGGTGCCGGTGCGCGGCGCCATCATGCTTAATGAAGAGATGACACACGCCGTACTAGTCAAGGGCTGGAAGAAAGGCGCAAAGTGGAGTTTTCCTAGAGGAAAGATCAACAAGGAAGAGGCGGATCTCGATTGCGCAGTGCGAGAAGTCTGGGAGGAAACTGGCTATGATCTGAGGCAGGCCAACCTGGTCGAGCCGGACGAGCATATGAAGAAGATTACCGTCACAATGCGCGAGCAGAGTATGATGCTATACGTCTTTCGCGGCGTACCCATGAACACAGAGTTCGAGCCACAAACGAGGAAGGAGATTTCCAAGATAGACTGGTACAAGCTTACGGATCTACCCATGTTGAGGCGGAAGAACCAGGCGCAGCAGCAGTATCAGGGAAATGGGCAAGATTTGATCAAAGAGAGCAGCTTTTACATGGTCGCTCCGTTTCTTGGTCCGCTGAAGCAATGGATAAAGCAGCAAAATAAGCTTGGGAGGCAGAGGGCACGGAATAGCGCCAACATGGCTCCAGCTCCCGTGGTAGCGACCGACGACGAAGACTTCCAACAAGGAATCTACGAGGCCTCGGCCAACGAAGCTGAACCCGTCGCAGATACGCAACCGACGGATAATTTCGCAGAGATGGTGGCCAGGCTAGGTCGAGGCCAGCCCCCCAGTAACAACTTGCCTGAGCTGTCCGAAGACCGTCGAGAACAACCACAGCAAAGCGAGGACCCCGCCGAGGCCCTCAAGCGGTTACTCAGTGTGGGCGTTCAGACGCCGCCAGTTGAGGCTCCGAGTCACCCTGCTCCGGGACCGCCACAGCCAAATTCGCTCCTGGCCCTGTTCAAGCAAGGCAATACTGAGCCTGGAGCTCAGCAGCCTCGCACGCCATTCGATCAGATGATGCCTCCGCCTATGCAACCTTCAAGCCCTCATGGTCAGCACCATCCTCGACCGCCTCAGATGGGCAACATGGGGCCTCCGCCACCATTCTTTTCACCCCAAGGCCCTCCGGGTCATTTCAACGGCATGCCACATCAATACATGCAGCCTCCACAGCACCCAGGACATATGTTTTCATCTCAGCCACCTAACATGCAGCAAGTATTTGATCAACATAATCCGAGACCTTTCCAGGAGATGGCCGACTCACAGTTCACAGCCGGACGCGGACGGCCCGAAATACCACATGCTTCTAACCTACCAGCCCCTAACTTGAACCAACATGCCATGGGACTGTTGAATTCTTTCAAGACCAACACTCAACAACCTGCCGTCGCGCAGTCGCCTCATCCCAGCATAGCAGCACCTTTACACAGAAGCCTGCAAACAACACCAAAGATCGAACATCCGCTTCCTCAACACAGGCCGCACGGTCTTGTATCTCCTCAAGGCCAGTTTGCTCCCAGCCCACCCCAATATCAGTCACCGCCCGTCGGTCCCAGCTTCGTGCCTGAGCAACCAAAGCCAAGGAACCTCCATCAGGACTCCTTGCTGTCGTTGTTCAGGGCCACACCACCGCTAGCAAGTCCAGAGGTTGCGCCTGCAGAGTTGTCTGCTCTTCCCAAGACCCCAGGATATCCATCAGCGCACCCGACGGCGAATTCGTCAAAGCCGCCTAATAATGCCCTTCTTGGAACCTCTGCCACAATGCCTACACGAACGAAGATAACATCAGCCACTGTTAGCGGGCCAGTCAATGCTCCAGACTTTGAAACGATGAAGAAGAACAAGCAGCCGACAAGCGGGAGCTCGCGTGGACCGTCGCCAGCCACGAACATGCCTTTCATGCCTCAGCAGATCCTTAAACGCGCACCACAAGCTTCACCGCAGAGCATGGTGAAGGTTCCCCCTCCGTCGCAGCAAGCTGTAGAAGTTTTGGGGTCACCCCAGGCAGCGTTCAAACCTCAGATCCTCAAGAGACCCCAGCAGCAACAAAACAAGGCGCATGTGCCGCCTAATGGTAAGAACATGATCGATCACG CACCAGCGACCAAACCGACCCCACATGCGCAAGGCCTGCTAGACATGTTCAAGGGACCCTCACCTCAGCCCCCGCCAGCTCAATTGGCCATGGCGCCGTCTCGATCGCCCGTTCCCCCAGCGTCTTCCATGGATCGACGTGACTCTGTTCCCTCGGACCAGAAGAATGCTCTGTTGTCCCTTTTCGGCAGCAAGCCTTCTCCCTCGCCTCAGCCTCAGATGCATAGCCCGATACCACCAGCTCGTTCCCCTTTCCCGCCTACACCCAAGAAGACCATGTCTGGTGTTGTCAGCCCCGTCAGTCCATTGCCCGCAAATGGCAGTGCCGGTGCGACTAGTCCAGAAGGCATGGCGAACAGAAGCAGGATTTCCAGCATCGGCGATGGCAGCGGCATGCCCAGTATTGTCATCCCGAAGGCCCCGACGAGCCACCCCGCCGACTCGGGAGTTAATGTGGGACAAGACAATGGTGTCAGTCTAGTTGGTCTTGGTAGCCAGAGTAAGACGGCCAGCGCAACAGAGGGAAAGAGTCCCGTAGACAAGTCTTTCTTACTAGGTTTCCTAGAAGATGTTGCTCGGCGTGGACGCTAA
- a CDS encoding DUF4112 domain containing protein, with amino-acid sequence MANLVAKYAMKKALGKEMEKYKGKSVAGPYDPFYVEIPHPTKPGKTKKVKKEIPSYIPQHDANVLAKARKMAYRLDYALFNLFGMRFGYSSVIGILPVVGDAADSALALNLVRKMRQVECGLPATVLIMMLVNIAIDFLVGLVPLVGDLADAAIKANGKNVRLLEEHLDKVYKPKELVDKDARLPRESRPRPASVLVDFDQEQGYQNYDDEHENVRQPQRSYNGRRVQDEEMGIRHDTQRSRRDDRPSRNNTRSSRR; translated from the exons ATGGCGAACCTCGTAGCTAAGTACGCGATGAAGAAAGCGTTGGGCAAGGAAATGGAAAAGTACAAGGGCAAAAGTGTCGCCGGTCCTTAC GACCCTTTCTATGTCGAGATACCTCATCCCACCAAGCCTGGGAAGACGAAGAAAGTTAAAAAGGAAATCCCAAGCTACATTCCGCAGCATGACGCAAACGTACTGGCCAAAGCCCGCAAGATGGCCTACAGGCTCGACTACGCCCTATTCAACTTGTTCGGCATGCGATTTGGTTACTCGTCCGTCATTGGAATTCTCCCCGTGGTTGGCGACGCCGCAGACTCTGCACTCGCTCTCAACCTCGTTCGCAAAATGCGCCAGGTCGAATGCGGTCTACCAGCTACCGTCCTCATCATGATGCTTGTCAACATTGCCATTGACTTCCTTGTCGGTCTCGTTCCTCTTGTTGGTGACCTTGCCGACGCTGCCATCAAGGCCAACGGCAAGAATGTCCGCCTGCTCGAGGAACACCTAGACAAGGTCTACAAGCCTAAAGAGCTTGTAGACAAGGATGCCAGATTACCAAGGGAGTCGCGGCCGCGTCCTGCTTCGGTCCTCGTCGACTTTGACCAGGAACAAGGCTACCAGAACTATGACGATGAACACGAGAACGTCCGCCAGCCACAACGCTCTTATAACGGAAGACGCGTTCAGGATGAAGAAATGGGTATTCGACACGACACTCAACGATCGCGCAGGGATGATAGGCCCAGCCGGAACAACACCAGGAGTAGTAGGCGTTGA